From Candidatus Campbellbacteria bacterium:
GTAAGCGTAGCTCACACCTGGTTATTATTTTGGGTAAAGTCTAGAAACCTCTACTACGCCGGCTTTTTCTATTCCCTCTATCTTAACCCTATACCCATTACTAAAACTCTCGGCGTCACAGACTTCGCTTCCCTCCGGAGTAACGCACTCACTCCTGTCGGTAAAGAGTAATTCTTGAGTACTAGCAGGCGAACCCGGTGATTCATATACCATATACCAAACTCCTTCTTTCATTCCGGGGTTATTTCGCACTAAATTACCTGTCTCCTCAAACGTGATCTCTTCTATATCGTTATTATTGTCCTCTGGTTTATATTTTTGCTCTTCTTGCCTTGTAGAGAAAAGTACAATGACCCCAATTAATATGACCAGAGACGCTATAAGCAATATTTTTGTTTTCATGTTGTTTATGTAGATATTCCCAATATAGAGACGCAGGCCCATATTTAATCTTACTCATTTAAATGCTTCAATCTATAGATTGAAGCATTTATGACTCGCATTCTGACCACTGTCCTATGTCGTTTTCTCTCGCAAACGCTTCCGATTTCAAAAAGTCTTGACGGTGCTCATACGAATTACCAACGGTGAGCTCCCGAGCATACCCGCCACGCAACAAGACCAGGTTTATCATCTCATGATCTTTGCCATCCAAAAGATATACATATGACAGGAGCCGATCATACTTGTCATAGGTAGGCTGGGATTCATCTCCAACCAATCTTACTGTCTTGTCCTTAAGAACCTCCACTAAAAACTCTCTCGCCTCAAATCCGTAACAATCAGATATCATCTCTTCCCAATAGATCTCCGGCGTATCTACTCCGATAAGCCTCACCGTTTCTTTGTCTCCTCCTGAAGCAGTTACTCTAATGGTATCGCCGTCAATAATACTTGTGACGACAGCCGTCTCTCCCCCTACTTCGGAATTATCTACCGCTATATTCGGCGTTTCTTCCTGTCTTAAGTTCAAAAATCCGCTCAGTAGCAACAATCCAAAAACTAATAGAGTTCCAATGGCAATGCGTTTCATTATCTTCTATATTAGCACTAATATAACGAACTTTTTCAAGTTACTATAAAAACAGGCTGGACAGGTTATTTATCCAGATGTATTGATGAACAAAAGAAAAAGATACTGTATAATCTCTTAAATGTCAGTCAATATTACCACTCCAAGAATAATACGAGCGCAATGGTCTTCGGGTCGCGCCTTTGTTCTTGCTACCGCAGCCGCAGCTGTCGGTCTGGGAAACGTATGGCGCTTTCCGTATTTAGCGGGAGAAAATGGCGGAGCAGCCTTTATTATGGCTTACATTTTTGCGGTTCTCGTTTTAGGGATACCTTTGATGATCGTAGAAATTGGAGCCGGCCGAACAACACAAGGCGGTCCGGTAAAAACCTTTAGAAATCTCAACAAACGCAGTGGTGGCATACTGGGTTGGGCGGTTGTACTTCTGACTATGCTCATAATGAGCTATTACTTGGTTATAACCGGGTGGACACTGGGTTACGCAATAGATAGCTTAAACGGAGGCGTAAGATCATTTGCTGATTTTACCGGCGATTATCGGACGATTTTATTCTTTGGCATTTCAGTATCTATAACAGCTTTTGTTGTAGCTCGTGGCGTAAAAATGATCGAGTTGTTAAACAAATTTATGATGCCGTTGTTTTTGACCATCATTTTACTGCTCACAACCTATAGCCTTACTCTTCCCGGCACACGAGAGGCCTTGGGATTCTTATTTTCTCCTGATTTTTCCGGATTTCTTTCACCTAAACTATGGGCGCTTGCCTTTGGTCAGGCCTTTTATTCGCTGGCGATAGGACAGGGTTACCTGATAACTTACGGTAGCTTTGCGCCCGAATCTCTTAATTTGCCTAGAGCCGTAAGTATAATCGCTATTTTTGAAACCTCTATTGCTTTACTCGCGGGTCTTATGATATTCCCCTTGGTATTTACGTTTGGGCTAGACCCATCACATGGCTCCGATTTGGCCTTCACCACCTTGCCCTTAGCATTCTCAAATATGTCTTTCGGGGCTCTACTGGCCATACCCTTCTTCTGGCTCTTCTTTTTAGCCGCGATAAGTTCTTGTGTCGCGGGAATGGAAGTCATAAAGAACACCATGCGAGAAGAGCTTAGACTAACCCAGGGCTGGGCAACTGTTGCGGCTTTCTTGCCCATCCTTCCTTTAGGTCTCTTGGCTACTCTGAGTTTCACTCCGGCAGAATTCTCTATACTGGGACGACCCTTCCTTGAGGTACTAGACATGTTTGCCGCCAACCAAATAGTGATAATTCTCGGGCTAGCCGGTGGCGCGCTTATCAGTTGGAACGTACCATCCCAAACGATAATTAATATGTTCAGTAACCGTTTTCGCAGATACGCTTCTCACACGATAACGGCTACTAAATACCTATGGATCGTAGTACTGTTCATACTAATACTGAGCTTAGTAACTTAATATCCTACGTATTGATCCTGCTTTTTATTTCTTCCTCAAACTCAGGAAAATAAGTGGTAATTTTTCGAAGATCAAACGAATGCAGGATCATAGCATTGGATTCTCGCTCAAGGAGAAAGCTAAACGATTCCTTGACTAGCTCACGTGGAGATATTTTACCTCGCGTGAGGCGGTTATAGTATTCTTCATCCAGGGTCACTCGGTGGGTTGTAGTTTCCTCACCCACAACCTCCACCACAAACTCTGCTTCTGGAAAGTCACTGATCTGCTCAACTTTTATATCGTATTTCATGTGTTTACTATTGTATTTATATTAGGTCTCTCTAAAATCAAATTAATACATTCCTACCGACCAAAGAAATATAAGAGCGATCCTGTCAGTACTAATATCGTAGAAGCGACAACCTGAACGGTATCCAGGGTTCCAACGATCATCGCCACGGCCAACACACCTGCTCCAATACCAGCTGAATATATACCAAATTGTTGTTTTTTATTCATCCTTTTTTGTTCTTATTCATAAATCTTTTTATGTACTTCTCCATATCAATATTATCGGCAATTATCTCACCTAAAATTGCGAATGGAATCGCGATTAGGACAATAATACCGACCATATTCCATGTAATAGACTCGCCTGTAGTTAATTTGACTGCGATAAGGTCCTCAACTATACCAATTACGATACCGAACACTAAAAACTCTAAGGCTACTTCTATACGCTTAGTTCTTCTCATTATCGCTATAATAACACCTAACGTCTATTTCTGGCAGGCAGGACAATAATAAGTGCCTCTCCCGCTCACACGAACCTTTTTGATCGTGCTTCCACATCGATAGCAACGGTCGCCCTCGCGGCCGAAAACATAGAGATGCTCGCTGTAATTGCCGCTCTTATTTTGCGCGTCAGAAAAATTCATAAAAGTAGTACCACCGTATTTAATAGCTTCGTCGAGTACTTCTTGGCAAGCCTTGAAGAGTTTACGCCTTTCTTCTTTTGTTACTTTATTAGTCCGGCGAGAAGGACGAACACCGGCACGAAAGCAAACTTCGTCAACATAGATATTACCCAATCCGGCAATAGCTTTTTGATCTATAAGTAATGCTTTTAACGGCGTCTTTCTCTTTTTAAATATCTTCGCAAAATTATCCTCCGTAAATCTATCAGTAGACGGCTCTATCCCGTATTTTTCTTTTGTGCTCTTTAACTCTTCTGGATCCACTCTCTTTACATATCCAAACTTTCTTATGTCACTATAAGTCAACACACTTCCGTCCGAGAAATGAAATACGACATGGGTGTGCTTGTCTTTATATTCAACATTTTCATTTTCGAAATAGATAAGCTTGCCGGTCATTTTAAGATGCACAAGAAGAACAGTGTCTGCCTCAGAGGTAAGAAAAATGAGTAATTTGCCGACGCGGTCTATCTTGATAAATTGAAGGCCCTGAAGCAAGTGAGCAAAATTTTTATCGTAATTTATTATCTTTTGCGTAAATACTTCAACTTTTTCAATTTCTTTTTCTAGAATATATGGCTTTAATTGGCGCCTTACGGTTTCTACTTCAGGTAGCTCTGGCATAAATTTACTGTTTGGCTCTACTCTTATAAAAGCGACTTGGACTCATTTCTGTTTAAATAATATAATACATAATATGAAATATATATACCTTGCCATTGCTATTTTATTGGTGATCGTGGGGCTTGTTATTATGGGGCAAAAAGCCGAGGCGCCCACTAACGAATTAAACGTTATTAATGGTCAAAACAACACAAATATGTCAGACCTTACTCTTACCAGCAACTCTTTTGAAAACAACGGAGTGATTCCTTCAAAGTATACGTGCGACGGAGAAAATATTAACCCTCAACTCTCCATTGAAGGCGTTCCCGAGAGTGCCGAATCTCTGGTTCTCATTATGGACGATCCTGATGCGATAAAGCCAGCTGGAAAAGTATGGGACCATTGGATAGTTTTCAATATACCACCAACTACCGAGAGTATTCCGGAGGGAGTAGAACCGGAAGGTATACATGGCACCGGTACGGCAAACAATACCGACTACAGCGGACCTTGCCCGCCTGACGCAGAGCATAGCTATATATTCAAACTTTATGCACTGGATACGGAGCTTGATCTTGGCAAAGGTGTAAGTAAGTCAGAAGTAGAAAGCGCCATGGAGGGACACATATTGAGAGAGACACGTCTGATCGGTAGATACGAAAGACAATAAATGCAGCTCGAGGGTTTTTTGCTTTAACTAAAGCTCTAAAATCTCTCTAAGTTTTCCTTCATCAAATCCTACCATCATCTCATTTCCCACAACTATCAGCGGTACTCCCATCTGTCCGCTCTTTTCAACCATCTCTTGCCTTTTCTCAGCATCGGAAGCCACGTCGTGTTCCGTGTACTGAACGTCATTTTCCGCAAAAAATCTCTTAGCTGCCTGGCAATATTGACAGGTTGGAGTTGTATATATAGTTACTTCTTTCATAGTTATAAGTTTAGTGAGTAATTACTATGGACCTCCATCATAATAACAGTAGATCTATACTGACCCAAATGTTCAAGATAAATTAAACTGAGGCTTTTAGAATAGAAATTATCTCTTTTTCCTCTTCGGGAGAAAC
This genomic window contains:
- a CDS encoding thermonuclease family protein, which encodes MKRIAIGTLLVFGLLLLSGFLNLRQEETPNIAVDNSEVGGETAVVTSIIDGDTIRVTASGGDKETVRLIGVDTPEIYWEEMISDCYGFEAREFLVEVLKDKTVRLVGDESQPTYDKYDRLLSYVYLLDGKDHEMINLVLLRGGYARELTVGNSYEHRQDFLKSEAFARENDIGQWSECES
- a CDS encoding sodium-dependent transporter; this encodes MSVNITTPRIIRAQWSSGRAFVLATAAAAVGLGNVWRFPYLAGENGGAAFIMAYIFAVLVLGIPLMIVEIGAGRTTQGGPVKTFRNLNKRSGGILGWAVVLLTMLIMSYYLVITGWTLGYAIDSLNGGVRSFADFTGDYRTILFFGISVSITAFVVARGVKMIELLNKFMMPLFLTIILLLTTYSLTLPGTREALGFLFSPDFSGFLSPKLWALAFGQAFYSLAIGQGYLITYGSFAPESLNLPRAVSIIAIFETSIALLAGLMIFPLVFTFGLDPSHGSDLAFTTLPLAFSNMSFGALLAIPFFWLFFLAAISSCVAGMEVIKNTMREELRLTQGWATVAAFLPILPLGLLATLSFTPAEFSILGRPFLEVLDMFAANQIVIILGLAGGALISWNVPSQTIINMFSNRFRRYASHTITATKYLWIVVLFILILSLVT
- the mutM gene encoding bifunctional DNA-formamidopyrimidine glycosylase/DNA-(apurinic or apyrimidinic site) lyase; the encoded protein is MPELPEVETVRRQLKPYILEKEIEKVEVFTQKIINYDKNFAHLLQGLQFIKIDRVGKLLIFLTSEADTVLLVHLKMTGKLIYFENENVEYKDKHTHVVFHFSDGSVLTYSDIRKFGYVKRVDPEELKSTKEKYGIEPSTDRFTEDNFAKIFKKRKTPLKALLIDQKAIAGLGNIYVDEVCFRAGVRPSRRTNKVTKEERRKLFKACQEVLDEAIKYGGTTFMNFSDAQNKSGNYSEHLYVFGREGDRCYRCGSTIKKVRVSGRGTYYCPACQK
- a CDS encoding YbhB/YbcL family Raf kinase inhibitor-like protein encodes the protein MKYIYLAIAILLVIVGLVIMGQKAEAPTNELNVINGQNNTNMSDLTLTSNSFENNGVIPSKYTCDGENINPQLSIEGVPESAESLVLIMDDPDAIKPAGKVWDHWIVFNIPPTTESIPEGVEPEGIHGTGTANNTDYSGPCPPDAEHSYIFKLYALDTELDLGKGVSKSEVESAMEGHILRETRLIGRYERQ
- a CDS encoding glutaredoxin family protein, translated to MKEVTIYTTPTCQYCQAAKRFFAENDVQYTEHDVASDAEKRQEMVEKSGQMGVPLIVVGNEMMVGFDEGKLREILEL